GTCCTCAGAGTCAGGTATATCCGGCTCCGTATCGTATTCTTCGTCATTTTCGTCGTATTCGGGTTCCTCCGCGTCGGCCGCCTGATGCTTTGGCTTATATATCTTAAAATAGTAGCCTGCGCCGCCAGCAATTACCGCCGCCAGCAGTACAAAAATCAGCGTGGAGTCGCCGCCGCTCTGATTTTGCCCGGATGCGGTCTCGCCGGAATCCGGTGAAGCTTCCGGCTCGGAAGCGGATTCCGATGTAGGAACGGCACTTTCGCCGTTCTTTCCGCTGTCCTCCTTTTGGGCAAGGGAAAGCAGATCGTCCTCGGTAACGGCATTCAGAAAGTAGACATTACCGTCCTCCCGCGCGCGGTCTATGATGAGATAGAATATATTTTCATCCGGTGTGGTGATGGTGAAAAACTCCTTGCCTTCCTCATCCGTGACGTTATCCAGCACGGTGCCGGAACCGTCCGGGGTAAAGGCGCTGCTTTGCTCGGGAACGGCGGATTCGTCTGTTTCATCCTCTGTCAGCGAAGCCTTATAGTACGGATTTTCCACTTTCACGGTGCCGGAGCGGTTCCCGGCATAGTCCACTGCATAGGCTGAAACATACTGTCCGGCTCCGGCATAGTTCCACAAGTCCGCCTCCAGCGGCCCTTCGGCAGGGTATGCGGTTTCCTGTCCGTCAATAAAAACGGATTCCACACCGGAATCCTCGTCACTGGCCTCAATCACCAGCGTTTTCTCCGACACTCTGGCGCTGATTACCGGTGCCCTGCTGTCAGCCGGGCCGGACGCATAAGCCGTTACCGGCAGAAAAAACGCGCTCATAAACAACATGAGCGCAAGAAACATCCATCGGTTATTCCTCATGGTCGGCCTCCTTTTCGGTGTGGCGGAAAGGGGCGGGAGCGGCTCCTTTTTGTCCCATTGCGCTGATAAACTGCGCAAATTCCTCCTCGGTCATTCTTTCCTTGCGGAAGATGGCCACAATCTCGGCATTTTCCAGCTCGGTTTTCTGACGCTCCAGCTCCCGGAGCCGGGCCTGCATATCCGCGATCTTATCCTTGGTTTTCGTAATTTCTTCCTTCACTTTCAGCAGTTTGGGGTTCATAGGTTGATATTCCTCCTTCTTGGTGTTAATCACTTTCATCGCCGGGGCTTTCCGCGAAGAACAGCGGATTGAGATAGCTCCCGTTTTTTAAGACCTCCAGATGCAGATGCGGCCCCGTGGAGGTGCCGGTGTTGCCGGATTTTGCAATGACCTCGCCCTTTTTGACCTGTTGGCCGACTTCGGCCAGCAGGGTATTACAGTGGGCATACTTGGAAACCAGACCGTCCTTGCCCTCCACCACGATATACCAGCCGTAGCCGTCCGCGTCAAAGGCCGCCTGTGTTACCGTCCCGTCCTGTCCGGACAGAATATCCGTGCCGGTGGGAACGGCAATGTCGATTCCCTTATGGTAATTTTTTTCTCCGGTCACGGGATGGACGCGCCAGCCGTAGCAGCTGGTCACAAGGGGTATCCAGTCAAAATCAAAGGGACTGGCAATGTACTGGCGGTTGCCCCCGGTCTGCATATACAGGTCGTACATTTCCCGTTCTTCCGTATCAAGCTCCGGCATAATGACCCCGGTAAAAGACCTGGAGGTCAGCTTGATATTGAGAATATGCCATTCGTAGGGCACTTCCTCCTCGGATTCCTCGCCGGTTACCGGGTCGGTGTAGGTTTCGGTGCGATAGCGGATTTCCGTTTCCTCCACAAATTCCAGCGTGTACTGTGCGTTAAAGATTCGACGCAGCTCCGATTGAATGGTGGAAAACTGAAAATCCTGATAGGCGGCGGACAGATAGGCCATAAGTTCAAATGGATTGTGGCTGATATCATCCACCTGATAGCGGTACTCATCATATCCGGGGTGATCGTCCTCGGCGCGGTTAATCTGCAGCTGCAAATCGGTTTCCCATTCCGTATAGGCAAGCTCCGCGCCGTCAATGTCCGCATCGTCCGCGGTATAGCTGGACAGGACAATCGAGGACAGCCCGCCCAGCGCCATGTTGGTGCAGGAGGTAAAGAGCGCGGAGAAGGAGAACATCAAAAGCAGCAGCAGGGCAAGAAAGCCCACCGCCATGGGGTGACTGCGCACAAGACTGGCGGCGAGCCGAAGCGCTTTGCCGCCTGCGGCACCGAGCTTTTTGATCCGGTCGGTCAGCCGCGCGGATTCCCGTACCGTTTTCGCGTACTGGCGCTTGATTTTCTGCTTCTGGAGAAAACGGGACAGAGGATTGCTCGCAAGTCTGGGATTTTCCCGCAGCAGCGTTTGATAGGCAAGCTCGGCGTTGTGTTTGGACGAAAGCCGTTCCAGCCTTGCCACGCGGCGGTATGGCGCGGTTTTATGGAACCGGTAAGCGGTGCGGACGCCCCGTTCTGACAGCAACATTCCCTTGTGGGCGGCCTCCGTTCCCACATTTTCCTGTTCGGCCTGGCGGAGCTTGCCCTGGACGGCGCCCAGGACAAAATCCGTAGCGGCACTGGCCGGACAGAGCGGGAGCGGCTCACGCAAATGTTCCCGGCTGGATTTTATCTCCGGTTCAAATCCCAGCTTGCCGGTACGTTTTTTCTTCTTTGGAAGAAGCGTTTGCCGCGCCTTTTCCAGTCGTTTGGCGGTCTGCTCCGATTTTCGCCGGGCTTGCGGCAGCTTCTTTCCGGACGGAGCCTGTTCCTCTGCGGCAAATTGCAGCCTGCCCAGTGAAGCCGTCTGGCCCTGGGGCGGCGCGTTGTGGGTTGACGATGGGTGTTCAGCTTGAGAATGGCTTTCCTTATAAAACTTCTGATAGTAGGCAGTTTTTTTCTGTTTTGCGGCAGCTGAGGTTTTAGGGGTATCGGAAGAATCCGAACTGTCTGTACTCGCTCTGTCCGCAGACTCCGTATTTCCCCGGTGGTTAATTTTGCCCGCTTGTATAGATTGGCCGCGCCGCCCGTGCCGGGAACGCAGGGTATGGGCAAGCCCGGAAACTGCGGCATTGGGTACGGAGCTTTCGGCTGACAGCGGTTCTTCCGTATGTTCCGGTATTCCGGCGCTGTTACCGCCGGGGACAATCTGTACCGGAGGCAGACTGGAAGCCGCCGAAGTGTCCGGCTGCTTTGCTCCTCTGTCAGGAACGCCCTGCACGGGAATCGCCCGGCGCTGTTTATGGGGTTTATCAGATGCGCGGGGGGATGGCTGCGCCCGTTCCGGGGCGTCGCCCGCCCGCAGGCGAAAATCCGCGTCACGCTTGCTGACACGGATTTCCTGACCGGTGGCGGCATTGACCTCCACCAGCCCGTCGCGGGTCATTTTATGAAGGATTTTATCCTTGGCCTGATATTTCTTTTTTCGTGACAAGTTTCAGTCTCACCTCCTGTGGACGGCAGGCCGCACCGCTTGGCATTTACAGGCTGGCCTCCTGTTTTTTTTGCTGGGAAACCGGCGCTTTTTTCGGTGTCTGCGCCGCCTGTTCTTTCAAGTCCTGCAAATTCCGCAGGATGGACGGCTTTTTCTCACGGGCCTTCTCGGTTTTATCCGTCCGTTGGAGCTGAACCCGCTGTTCCAGCTTATCAAGGCTGTTAAGCGCCGACACAGCCTGTTGTTTGATGGCGTCGGAAAAACTGCGGTCCAGACGGTAGGGAGCCTGCATTGCCTTTGCAAGCCTGCCCATGGGCTTTGCCTCCTGCACCGTTTCCTTCCCGAGCGCCGCCCGGCCTATGTTTTTCACATGCTTTCCGGCCTCGTGGTATTCGGTGCTGATACCGGCGATTTTCTTCATGGACTGCTCGTCAAACTGAATGTTCCTGTCCATGCCGTCGCGTATCGCCTGTAAGCCCTGCCGGATATGCAGGAAGGAATCAAGGCCATGAAGCGCCTCGACGCCCTTTTCCCGGAAAGCGGCCACGGCGTTTTTGCAGCCCTCTATGATATCCGCTTTTACGGACTCCAGGCGCGCTCTCGTTTCCGTAATCTTTTCTTCCAGGGCACGGATGGCCTTTTGCATGGCGATCCGCACGGGATGGGATTGCTGATCCCGCAGCTCCGAAAGCTCCCGGCGCATGGCGATCAGCTCGTTTACCGCCGTATCCAGTTGGCGTTCCATGGCCCCCACATAGTTGATGACATTCATAAAATCCTGGTTGCTGACGCGGTTTTCCTTTAAAATAGCCAATAACTCCTTGACATGCTCATTTTCCAGAAGCGCTGCGCTCTGGAGCGTTGCAGTATCACTCATACGCGGGACACACCTCCTTGTTTATCCATTTTTTACCTCATTAAATTTCGTTGTTAAAAGCAAATACAGCTCCGTATCCTTGGGAAAACGGTCGATGAAGGGGATGATGGTGTTGCCGTAAAACAGCAGTCCTTCCCCGGCTCCGGAGTGGGTGACATAGGACAGCTGGTGAGGGGAAATACCCAGCTGCTTTGCGAGAATCTGCCGGTCGCCGCCCGCCTGGTTGAGCATATAGATGAAGTCGGAATTCTCAAAAATATTCTCGATTTCCCGGCTGGCAAGCAGGTCTTTGACATTCTGCGTGAGGGCGGACGGGATGCCGCCCCACTTACGGAAACGCTTCCAGATTTCCACCGAATAGGCCGCTGTCTGTTCCTCCTTCAAAAGCAGATGGAACTCATCCTGGTAGAACCAGGTGGTGCGGTGGGCGGCACGGTTGGCCGTGACACGCCCCCATACCTGATCCTGCAAAATGAGCATCCCCAGCTTTTTCAGCTGCTTGCCCAGCTCCTTGATGTCGTAGCAGACCAGGCGGTTGGTGATATCCACGTTGGTACGGTGGTTGAATACATTCAAAGAACCGGTCACATAGATTTCCAGCGCCGTGGCAAGGCGTTGGGCTTCGGATTCGTTCTGCTTGCGCAGCAGATTGTACAAGTCCTCCAGAATGGGCATCCGCTCCGGTGAGGGGTTGGCGAGGTATTCCCGGTAGACCAGGCGGACACAGCGGTCAATGATGGTTTTTTCCACCGGCTGCAAGCCCTCCTTGCCGCCGACAATCAGCTCACACAGGCTGAGGATGAAGTCCGATTTTAAGGTCAGGGGATCTTCGTCGTCGGAATAGTCCGGGTTGATGTCCATGGGGTTGATAAACTGCGTCGATACCGGCGACAGCTTCACCACCTGGCCCCCCAGCCTGCTCACAAGGGGAAAATACTCGGCCTCGGGATCGGATATGATGATGTCGTCTCCGGTCAGAAGGAACACGTTGACAATTTCCCGCTTGGCGGCAAATGATTTGCCGGAGCCGGGCGTCCCCAAAAACAGGCCGTTGGGGTTCTTGAGCATCTTGCGGTTGGCCAGGATGAGATTGCTGGAAAGGGCGTTCAGCCCGTAGTACAGGGCTTCTCCCCGCTGAAACAGCTCCTGGGTGGTAAAGGGAACGAAAATCGCCACCGACGAGGTGGTAAGTCCACGCTTGATTTCCACATGGTTCAGTCCCAGCGGCAGGCTGCTCATCAGGCCCTGCTCCTGCTGGTAGTCCAGGCGTTTCAGGGCACAGTTGTATTTCTGCGCGATCCCCGCCGCCTGAAAGATGTCGTTTTCCAGCGTCTGCTTCCGATCCGCCGTGTTCAAAACCAGAACGGTGACAAGAAACATCCGCTCATTTCGGCTCTGCAAGTCCTCCAAAAGCGTTTTGGCCTCGTTGCCGTAGGTGGCAAGGTCGGTGGGGATGATATCCATATCGTAGCCGCTTCGCACGGCTTTTTTCTGCTCTTCAATCTTCATTTTTTCCAAGTCGGACAGCTTGCGCTTGATGGTCTTGATGGCTTCCGACTGGTCAATGCTTTGGATATGCAGGTTGACCGTGATGGCGGTATCCAGCTCCAGAAAGTCCGCCAGCAGGCGGTCGGTCAGCTCCGGAGCCAGTATCTGGAGAAAGCTCACGGCTCCGTAATGCTCCCCCATGCGGAAGGTCTTGCCCTCTCTAAAGGTAAAGCTGGTGGGCGCGATAAAGTCCTTGGTGGAAAGCCCGGTGTTCGGAATATCCTTCCATGAAAACCGCAGCTTTTCCTTACCGTTCGGATGGAACTGCCCGTAAAGGGTTTCCAGACGCTCCAGCCCCGTGAGAGGACGGGCCTTGACGCCCATGGTCTTGAAATTGGCGAGAATATCCGCCTCCACCCGTTCCATGCGGGGCTTGGCGGCTTTCAGGCTGTCCGCCTCAATGCCGAAGGTGATGTACTTGGCTTTCACAAGGCCGTTGTTGCCCTTGGCAAGCTGGTTTTTCAGCATATCGGTGTATTCGCGCCGGATGGAGTTGTACTCGTCCTCACGCTCGGGAATGTCAATGGACTGCTGAAATTCTTCCACATTTCCGCGCTGATTGATAAAGGAGAGCTGGACGCTGACAGAGGAGTCAAAATAGTTGAGGAAATCGCAGTAGCTTTCAAAAATCTGCGTCTTATCCTCGTTCTGCGCCAGCTGGTAGGTGATATCCTCAAAAACAATGGTTTTGGTATACAGCCGGTCGGTCACGCGGCAGATGCCGTCCTTGTACATGGCTTTGTAGGGGATGGACTTCTGAGCGGAATCCGGTGCGTCGGCGCGCCCGAAGCATTTTTTCTTTATGGATGCGGCAAAGCCGCCCTGGTTACCGGACGGCTTTGGAGCGGGCTTTTTTGCTGTTGCGGGTTTGGGCTTCTGGCGGCTTTTTTGCGGCGGAAGCTTTTTGTGCCGCGTCTGTTGTTTGGTCTTGGCAGGCAAGGTCTTTTCCCTCCTTTTCGATGATTTCATACAGGTTTCTTGTCCGGTAGGGCCGTCCTTCCGGCCAGAGGCGGGTGCGGAGGATATTGCGCAGTATTTTTTCGGCGGGCTGCCCGTCCTTTTCATACATGGCGAGAAAGAACAGCGGCAGCATCAGCCCGATCATTAAAAGCATCGCGCCCTCATTGCCCAGCGTTTCCCGGCTGAAAAGATAGGCTGGAACGCCGATGGCCGCAGCCGCGCTAAAGCAGATCAGCTGCCGCTTGGTCAGGTTTAAGGCAACCTTGGTTTTGACCTTGGAGAGGTCTTTGGGTACGGGTACAAAAGGCATAAACCACCACCTCCTTCTTTTATAAAATGATGTCGCTTTCTACTTCATTGCCCCACACATCCCAGCCCGCCGTCTTTTGACGGGCAAACAGCTCAACGCGGGGCACGTCTCCCATGAGCGCCACAATGCGGTCACGGGTTTCATCCGGCTTTTTGCTGTGCTGTTCTATGGGCGTGTCGATAATCTGGCACACGTTTTTGGCCACACGCCGGGGATGCCCCCTGGTAGCCAGCAGGCACAGCTCGGCGTTGGCTCTTGTCCAGTAGCCCATGCCTACAAACCAGCCGGGGGATTTTTTATTCCTCTTTACCCAAACGAAAGCCACGCTTTTGTAGGTATATCCCCAGGCACGGATCACCTGAAAGGCTTCCGGCAGGCAGGGGAAGGTAGTCCAAAGAAAAAGTGCGCTGTCCTTGGCTGAAATGTCAGCCACAGGCAGCGCACAGATATCCGGCAGGTGCATGGTGGGGTAATGGCTTTCGGCACTCCGTCCGGAGCCTTTTTTGCTCCAGACCCGGTATTCCCAGGCGGGGTCGGCATAAACCACGGAGTACAAAGGCGGCAGGTTCTTCTCACAGGGCATTTTCTTTGCCCTTGGCAGCTTCCGGCGTTTTCGGCATGGCCGCCGCCCGTTCCGCAGAGGCTTTCGCCCCCTCCCGGAGCTTATCCTTGATGGACGGTTTTTCCGTAAACTCCCGCTGGGCCGCACCGATATTCTGCACCTTCTCCACGGCGGCGGTATAGCCGTCCAGTACGGCGTTTTGAAGCTGCTGGCGGAAATCGGCGGTCACCGGAAAGCAGACATCATGGAATTTTCCTTTGCCGTCCTGGGCGCTGGGCATATTGACAAACAGCCCTTTGTCACCGGCTACAATCTTAATGTTGTCCACCACAAAGCAGTCGGCAATTTTTACGCTGGCAAAGGCCAGCAGGTTGTTCTTTGGGGTAATGGGCCGGACGGTTACGTCCAGCTTGAGGGGTTCGGCTGTTCCGGCAGTTTCCGGTACAGCGCCGGCATTCGTATCACTCATAAGGGTTTCCTTCCTTTCTTCATATTTCATGTAAGGGTTGTCACTCAATCAATGTGCAGCAAAAATTGACTTCGAGAGGCTTCCCGTCTTAAACAGGGAGAAGCACAAAAGCACCGTATAGCCCAGGACGCCCCAAATAGCGGTGTGGATGTTGTCTGAAAATACGGTGCTGTTTAAAAGCACCGCGTAGATAGCGACACAGACCATAATGAGGAAGCCCTGAAACGCGATGGCGAACAGAGATTTTAAATAATTCTGGCCGATAGAGCCCCATTCCCGGTTGACCATGGTGGCAAAAGGGATGGCCGCCACCGAGGTGGTGAGGTAGATTTCCAGCATACGTCCATAGACAATCAGGAAGATGCAGACGGACAATGCTTTCATGCACAGGCTGAGGATTGCGGATTCCATGTACAGCCCCAGCAGCGCATACCACTCCATGGCCTCCAGCTGCGCTTGCAACCCGTCCATGGCGAGAGTTACATTCAGACTGCCGGAGATAATCCCGGCACTGCCGTTTATCGCACTCTGGGCGAGGTCGAACACGGCCATAACGATATCAAAGGTGTGGGTGAGAATATAGGTCGCAACAAAGGTCTTGAAGATCCATTTGAAAAAAATCCAGGTGTCAAAATCGTGCATGTTATTCTTATCAATGATCATCTGAATCAGCTCATAGCACAGCACGAAGGTCAGTATCATCCCGGCAACGGGAAGGATTACGGTGTCCGAAAGAGACTTAATCATGGAGAAAACACCGGAGTTCCAGCCCTCCGGCGTTTGCCCCACCTGGCTTGCAATTTCACCGGCTTTGGTGTTCACTTCCTCGAACATGCCCTGAAAGTTACCGGTGATGCTGCCGATTAAAGCCTCCTTAAACCATTCGCCTATTTTGTCAAGAAGGCTGTTCATAGGCGACCTCCTTAGCTGAACAGGCCGGACAGCAGGGGAATCAGCTGAGTGCCGATGAGAACTACGCCGCCGCCCGCCATGAGCTGCTTCATGCCTTGCGATTTCGCGCCGGGGTTGTCATTTCCATAACCTTCCAAAAGGTTAATGACGCCCCACACGGCGAGACCCGCGCCAAGGGCGATGACAAGGACTTTCAATACGTTAATGGCTTCTGAAAAAAATTCCATAGATTGTACCTCCTTAAATTCGTTATTTGAATGGATGCTATCCAGATATATGACGGAGCTTTTTGCTCCGGCTGGACAAAGAGAATGCCTGCCGATGCGCTACAGGCTGAGAAACAAAAAAATGCCCTTCCCGCGCTGTGCATGGCACAAAACGGAAAGGGCCGTCAGGTGGTTTGTTCCTCCTGCTCCGGTTCAAACTCGTACACCTCATAGGGTTCGTCGGGATTGACCTTGAGCCGGGTGGAGAGGAAGCGTTCGATGGAAAAGGTGTTCTTCGGATTGGAATCGGACAGGTATTTATAGTTTTTATGCTTCGTGATGTCGTACTTATCAGAAAAGAAGGGCCGGACGCCCCGTAGCTGCAAGATGCACTTGGAGCCGTCCATGACC
The Oxobacter pfennigii DNA segment above includes these coding regions:
- a CDS encoding DUF4366 domain-containing protein, whose translation is MRNNRWMFLALMLFMSAFFLPVTAYASGPADSRAPVISARVSEKTLVIEASDEDSGVESVFIDGQETAYPAEGPLEADLWNYAGAGQYVSAYAVDYAGNRSGTVKVENPYYKASLTEDETDESAVPEQSSAFTPDGSGTVLDNVTDEEGKEFFTITTPDENIFYLIIDRAREDGNVYFLNAVTEDDLLSLAQKEDSGKNGESAVPTSESASEPEASPDSGETASGQNQSGGDSTLIFVLLAAVIAGGAGYYFKIYKPKHQAADAEEPEYDENDEEYDTEPDIPDSEDTQDDFLSPEDEFGDPDDPPEEEDQL
- a CDS encoding DUF4315 family protein, which codes for MNPKLLKVKEEITKTKDKIADMQARLRELERQKTELENAEIVAIFRKERMTEEEFAQFISAMGQKGAAPAPFRHTEKEADHEE
- a CDS encoding M23 family metallopeptidase; amino-acid sequence: MSRKKKYQAKDKILHKMTRDGLVEVNAATGQEIRVSKRDADFRLRAGDAPERAQPSPRASDKPHKQRRAIPVQGVPDRGAKQPDTSAASSLPPVQIVPGGNSAGIPEHTEEPLSAESSVPNAAVSGLAHTLRSRHGRRGQSIQAGKINHRGNTESADRASTDSSDSSDTPKTSAAAKQKKTAYYQKFYKESHSQAEHPSSTHNAPPQGQTASLGRLQFAAEEQAPSGKKLPQARRKSEQTAKRLEKARQTLLPKKKKRTGKLGFEPEIKSSREHLREPLPLCPASAATDFVLGAVQGKLRQAEQENVGTEAAHKGMLLSERGVRTAYRFHKTAPYRRVARLERLSSKHNAELAYQTLLRENPRLASNPLSRFLQKQKIKRQYAKTVRESARLTDRIKKLGAAGGKALRLAASLVRSHPMAVGFLALLLLLMFSFSALFTSCTNMALGGLSSIVLSSYTADDADIDGAELAYTEWETDLQLQINRAEDDHPGYDEYRYQVDDISHNPFELMAYLSAAYQDFQFSTIQSELRRIFNAQYTLEFVEETEIRYRTETYTDPVTGEESEEEVPYEWHILNIKLTSRSFTGVIMPELDTEEREMYDLYMQTGGNRQYIASPFDFDWIPLVTSCYGWRVHPVTGEKNYHKGIDIAVPTGTDILSGQDGTVTQAAFDADGYGWYIVVEGKDGLVSKYAHCNTLLAEVGQQVKKGEVIAKSGNTGTSTGPHLHLEVLKNGSYLNPLFFAESPGDESD
- a CDS encoding DUF6674 family protein; protein product: MSDTATLQSAALLENEHVKELLAILKENRVSNQDFMNVINYVGAMERQLDTAVNELIAMRRELSELRDQQSHPVRIAMQKAIRALEEKITETRARLESVKADIIEGCKNAVAAFREKGVEALHGLDSFLHIRQGLQAIRDGMDRNIQFDEQSMKKIAGISTEYHEAGKHVKNIGRAALGKETVQEAKPMGRLAKAMQAPYRLDRSFSDAIKQQAVSALNSLDKLEQRVQLQRTDKTEKAREKKPSILRNLQDLKEQAAQTPKKAPVSQQKKQEASL
- a CDS encoding VirB4-like conjugal transfer ATPase, CD1110 family, giving the protein MKKKCFGRADAPDSAQKSIPYKAMYKDGICRVTDRLYTKTIVFEDITYQLAQNEDKTQIFESYCDFLNYFDSSVSVQLSFINQRGNVEEFQQSIDIPEREDEYNSIRREYTDMLKNQLAKGNNGLVKAKYITFGIEADSLKAAKPRMERVEADILANFKTMGVKARPLTGLERLETLYGQFHPNGKEKLRFSWKDIPNTGLSTKDFIAPTSFTFREGKTFRMGEHYGAVSFLQILAPELTDRLLADFLELDTAITVNLHIQSIDQSEAIKTIKRKLSDLEKMKIEEQKKAVRSGYDMDIIPTDLATYGNEAKTLLEDLQSRNERMFLVTVLVLNTADRKQTLENDIFQAAGIAQKYNCALKRLDYQQEQGLMSSLPLGLNHVEIKRGLTTSSVAIFVPFTTQELFQRGEALYYGLNALSSNLILANRKMLKNPNGLFLGTPGSGKSFAAKREIVNVFLLTGDDIIISDPEAEYFPLVSRLGGQVVKLSPVSTQFINPMDINPDYSDDEDPLTLKSDFILSLCELIVGGKEGLQPVEKTIIDRCVRLVYREYLANPSPERMPILEDLYNLLRKQNESEAQRLATALEIYVTGSLNVFNHRTNVDITNRLVCYDIKELGKQLKKLGMLILQDQVWGRVTANRAAHRTTWFYQDEFHLLLKEEQTAAYSVEIWKRFRKWGGIPSALTQNVKDLLASREIENIFENSDFIYMLNQAGGDRQILAKQLGISPHQLSYVTHSGAGEGLLFYGNTIIPFIDRFPKDTELYLLLTTKFNEVKNG
- a CDS encoding PrgI family protein — its product is MPFVPVPKDLSKVKTKVALNLTKRQLICFSAAAAIGVPAYLFSRETLGNEGAMLLMIGLMLPLFFLAMYEKDGQPAEKILRNILRTRLWPEGRPYRTRNLYEIIEKEGKDLACQDQTTDAAQKASAAKKPPEAQTRNSKKARSKAVR
- a CDS encoding MT-A70 family methyltransferase codes for the protein MPCEKNLPPLYSVVYADPAWEYRVWSKKGSGRSAESHYPTMHLPDICALPVADISAKDSALFLWTTFPCLPEAFQVIRAWGYTYKSVAFVWVKRNKKSPGWFVGMGYWTRANAELCLLATRGHPRRVAKNVCQIIDTPIEQHSKKPDETRDRIVALMGDVPRVELFARQKTAGWDVWGNEVESDIIL
- a CDS encoding SpoVG family protein is translated as MSDTNAGAVPETAGTAEPLKLDVTVRPITPKNNLLAFASVKIADCFVVDNIKIVAGDKGLFVNMPSAQDGKGKFHDVCFPVTADFRQQLQNAVLDGYTAAVEKVQNIGAAQREFTEKPSIKDKLREGAKASAERAAAMPKTPEAAKGKENAL
- a CDS encoding VirB6/TrbL-like conjugal transfer protein, CD1112 family, producing the protein MNSLLDKIGEWFKEALIGSITGNFQGMFEEVNTKAGEIASQVGQTPEGWNSGVFSMIKSLSDTVILPVAGMILTFVLCYELIQMIIDKNNMHDFDTWIFFKWIFKTFVATYILTHTFDIVMAVFDLAQSAINGSAGIISGSLNVTLAMDGLQAQLEAMEWYALLGLYMESAILSLCMKALSVCIFLIVYGRMLEIYLTTSVAAIPFATMVNREWGSIGQNYLKSLFAIAFQGFLIMVCVAIYAVLLNSTVFSDNIHTAIWGVLGYTVLLCFSLFKTGSLSKSIFAAH
- a CDS encoding Maff2 family mobile element protein, with the translated sequence MEFFSEAINVLKVLVIALGAGLAVWGVINLLEGYGNDNPGAKSQGMKQLMAGGGVVLIGTQLIPLLSGLFS